In Halalkalibaculum roseum, a single window of DNA contains:
- a CDS encoding endonuclease V, translating into MAYLVSVGHRIELVLYRLPEPYIGFELSDGLILPISFSGAGTCALVRIKPPIFMSQFDYLVLVQP; encoded by the coding sequence ATGGCATATTTAGTGTCGGTAGGTCACCGCATAGAGCTCGTCTTATATCGTCTGCCGGAACCATACATTGGTTTCGAACTCTCCGATGGCCTCATTCTGCCCATCTCTTTCTCCGGGGCCGGCACCTGTGCTTTGGTTAGGATCAAGCCTCCCATCTTCATGAGTCAATTTGACTACCTGGTCTTGGTACAACCATAA